Part of the Cryptosporangium arvum DSM 44712 genome, AGTGCACGGGATCCGCCGTTCCCGCAGCGCAGCCCGAGTCAGGTCATGCGCACAGGCATACAACAAAGGCCCGGAGCGCAATACGCGCTCCGGGCCTCCGCGAAAGACGTCAGCTGCAGGGGTTGTAGTCCCAGCAGTCGTTGTACCGCTTCTTGTGGTGGCGACGACGACGCGGCTTGCACTCGTTGTAGTCCCAGTCGTTGCACTGGTTGTAGTCGTAGTCGTAGCAGCCGCTCATGTCGTCCAGCCTCCTGTGTAAGTGTGTGTTCCCCCTGCTGTGCCAATAGCTTCGCGCGGAACTGGAGTCGGCTCGATCGGCTGCGCTACGGCTGGAACGTTCGCTTCGCAACAGTGGTGCTGCGCCTTTGGCGGAACGCTCGGAGCGGCTCGCCGCTAGCTTCTGCAGGTATTCGAGAACCTCGTTGGGCCGAGCTTGGAAGCGGGAGACAGCTACCGTCGCACCCGTCTGGAACAGCACTTGAGAGGTCTTGCGCTGGGTCGACTCGGCTGCCCGGATAGTCGGCACGGGGAACGCTCCGGCAGAACTAGTGCGGCCGGATACCGCGGCGTGCCACCAAGTCGGATCCATCACTCGGGCGTCGGCTCGTCGGATCCGCTAGGCCCGTTCCGGGCCGCCCGGCACCGAGCCGCTGCACGACGAAGCCCGGGGCGCGGTGTGCGCTCCGGGCTTCGGTGGTGAAAAGCGTCAGCTGCAGGGGTTGTAGTCCCAGCAGTCGTTGTAGCGCTTCTTGTGGTGGCGGCGACGGCGCGGCTTGCACTCGTTGTAGTCCCAGTCGTTGCACTGGTTGTAGTCGTAGTCGTAGCAGCCGCTCATGTCGTCCAGCCTCCTGTGTAAGTGTGTGTGTTCCCCCTGCTGTGCCACTAGCTTCGCGCGAACACCCACGCCGCTCGATCGGCCGCGCAACCCCCGAAACGTTCGGTTCGCGACACTGTGGTCGAGTGACGAAGGGGGAGCTGATGGAAAGCGCCGGCGTGCGGGTGCGCGCTTTCACGGCGGGCGATGTCGCGTTGATTCGGGAGGTGTCGGCCGACCCGGCCATCACCTCGCTCACGGCGGTGCCGCCGGACGCTGACGTACCGGGCGCGCTGGGCTACCTCCAGCAACAGCGCGCTCGGGCCGACGACGGGCTCGGCTACTCGTTCGCGATCGCCTCGTGCGACACCGATCAAGCCTGCGGCCAGATCGGCGTCTGGTTCGAGCGATACGAGCGGGCCAGCATCGGGTACTGGGTGGCCGCTCGGCAGCGCAAACGCGGTATCGCCTCGGTCGCGCTCGATCTGGTGTCGCGATGGTGCCTCGCGCGGCCGGGGATTCACCGGCTCGAGCTGCACATCCAGCCGTGGAACGAAAGGTCCTGCCGGACCGCCGAGAGGGTCGGCTACCGGCGGGAAGGGCTGCTTCGGGGGTGGCAGGAAGTCGGTGGGACCCGCCGGGACATGGTCATGTACTCGTTGCTAGCCACCGACCTGGAACGGGACGAAGTCTTCGAAGCGGGGTTCGAACGGTGAGTCGGGTAGGCGCAGCGCTCGGCAGCGGGGCACCGACTCGGCCGCGGGATCGTCGTCGAGGTGGCGGAGGGTGCCGCCGACGAACGCGTCGGGAAGGGCCGTCCAGCCGAGGTTGCGCTCGTAGTAACGCACTGCGGTGCGGACGCTGGGCGCCCAATCGTCGTCCACGATCACCAGGCCACCGGGGCGGACGATCTTGCGGAGGTAGTAGAAGTCGACGAACACCTCGTGGAAGCGGTGGCTGCCGTCGACGAATGTCGCGTCCACACTGGTTCCGAGCAGCT contains:
- a CDS encoding GNAT family N-acetyltransferase, with translation MTKGELMESAGVRVRAFTAGDVALIREVSADPAITSLTAVPPDADVPGALGYLQQQRARADDGLGYSFAIASCDTDQACGQIGVWFERYERASIGYWVAARQRKRGIASVALDLVSRWCLARPGIHRLELHIQPWNERSCRTAERVGYRREGLLRGWQEVGGTRRDMVMYSLLATDLERDEVFEAGFER
- a CDS encoding class I SAM-dependent methyltransferase gives rise to the protein MNRIAAIRHRLATEGPPRTIGHDFETVTLPARDCDLVRDLLVAEGARSVVEIGLAFGSSALAVAEALAGGSGSRHVIIDPFQQPAFDNIGRDLLLEAGAAFDLVESPSSVALPQLLGTSVDATFVDGSHRFHEVFVDFYYLRKIVRPGGLVIVDDDWAPSVRTAVRYYERNLGWTALPDAFVGGTLRHLDDDPAAESVPRCRALRLPDSPFEPRFEDFVPFQVGG